The following are encoded in a window of Polynucleobacter sp. AP-Kolm-20A-A1 genomic DNA:
- a CDS encoding xanthine dehydrogenase family protein subunit M: MKSAAFDYVKPKALQEALSLLEEAGEDARLIAGGQTLLATLNMRLSEPSVLIDITDIAELKGISVVGDSLRIGALVTHTEIEDSELVAKHAPLLKAAAPHIAHRAIRNLGTWGGSLAYGDPAAEWPACSLALRATMIIHGPAGERRISASDFFIDLYTTSLEPDEILVATEIPLASKQEVFYFHELARRHGDYAVAGLAAVAQKQGDVLSNCAFTFFSVGATPVMAKKAQDLVNGQKLSDELIAKAVAAARAEIEAIADITNSAEAKQHLIGVLLERGLKHMSA; this comes from the coding sequence ATGAAATCTGCAGCATTTGATTATGTAAAGCCAAAGGCCTTGCAAGAAGCCTTATCTTTGCTTGAAGAGGCTGGTGAGGATGCGCGCTTAATTGCAGGCGGACAAACTTTATTGGCAACACTCAATATGCGCTTGTCTGAGCCTAGTGTTTTGATTGACATCACAGATATTGCTGAACTCAAGGGAATTTCTGTTGTTGGCGATAGCTTGCGCATCGGGGCGCTTGTAACCCATACTGAAATTGAAGATTCAGAGCTGGTGGCAAAACATGCGCCGCTATTAAAAGCAGCCGCTCCCCACATCGCACATCGTGCTATACGCAATTTAGGAACCTGGGGCGGATCCTTGGCCTACGGGGATCCCGCGGCTGAATGGCCTGCCTGCAGCCTGGCTCTGCGGGCTACGATGATTATTCATGGCCCTGCAGGCGAGCGTCGTATATCTGCAAGTGATTTCTTTATTGATCTATATACAACCTCTTTAGAGCCGGATGAAATTTTAGTAGCTACTGAAATTCCACTTGCAAGTAAGCAAGAGGTTTTTTACTTTCATGAACTTGCAAGGCGTCATGGTGATTATGCAGTTGCAGGACTTGCAGCAGTTGCTCAAAAGCAAGGCGATGTTTTAAGTAATTGCGCTTTCACATTCTTCTCTGTTGGGGCCACTCCAGTCATGGCCAAAAAAGCACAAGACTTGGTGAATGGTCAAAAGTTGAGTGATGAGTTGATTGCTAAGGCGGTAGCGGCTGCGCGCGCTGAAATCGAAGCAATTGCAGATATCACCAATAGCGCTGAAGCTAAACAACATTTAATCGGTGTATTGCTTGAGCGTGGTCTCAAGCACATGAGTGCTTAA
- a CDS encoding branched-chain amino acid ABC transporter permease yields the protein MTGLTFELLCMQLLTGIALGSIYALLALGLCLIFGMLNVVNFAHGAFFMVGAFLGVYFLGITGSFWFSLVLTPLLTGCLGLLTERFLVRPLYGRGLDYPLLLTFGLSYVLIEVIRITFGIEGLPSVTPEGLGGTLNVGIGYFPKYRLFLIAATAVIILGVWFFIQKTRYGLIIKAGAADQEIVKVLGVDIAKVWLLVFALGCAIAGLSGILASPTRSVNPEMGIPILAESFVVTVVGGMGSPVGAVVAGLLVGVVYSMTSLFFPDLAELSIFVLMAVVLLIRPQGLFGKAGAMG from the coding sequence ATGACCGGTCTTACATTTGAACTTCTTTGCATGCAACTGCTTACAGGCATCGCCTTGGGTAGTATTTATGCGCTTCTAGCACTTGGCTTATGCCTCATTTTTGGCATGCTCAATGTGGTGAACTTCGCCCATGGCGCCTTCTTTATGGTGGGCGCATTTTTGGGTGTGTACTTCCTAGGTATCACTGGAAGTTTTTGGTTTAGTTTGGTGCTAACCCCATTATTAACAGGATGCTTAGGCCTTTTAACTGAGCGCTTCTTAGTCAGACCACTCTATGGTCGCGGTCTAGATTACCCTCTACTGCTAACCTTTGGTCTTTCTTATGTTTTGATCGAGGTTATACGCATCACTTTTGGTATCGAAGGTCTGCCATCGGTAACTCCAGAGGGTCTGGGCGGAACACTCAATGTAGGAATTGGATACTTCCCTAAATACCGTCTCTTCTTAATAGCTGCGACCGCTGTAATCATTCTGGGCGTCTGGTTCTTTATTCAAAAGACGCGCTACGGACTCATTATTAAAGCCGGTGCAGCCGATCAAGAAATCGTCAAAGTTCTTGGTGTTGATATCGCCAAGGTATGGCTCTTAGTCTTTGCGCTAGGTTGTGCAATTGCAGGCCTCTCTGGCATTCTTGCCTCACCAACGCGCTCAGTAAATCCAGAAATGGGCATTCCGATTCTGGCTGAATCTTTTGTAGTAACCGTTGTCGGTGGCATGGGCTCCCCAGTAGGCGCTGTAGTGGCCGGTCTATTGGTGGGCGTGGTCTACAGCATGACATCCCTTTTCTTCCCTGATCTGGCAGAGCTCTCCATTTTTGTTTTGATGGCTGTAGTGCTGCTAATCCGCCCACAAGGTTTATTTGGTAAAGCAGGAGCGATGGGCTAA
- a CDS encoding ABC transporter substrate-binding protein, whose translation MKQKVTNQTRRKMLIGGAAAASTPLWLNVANAQADTIKIGFPTPLTGPFSAEAQDQVKAAELAIKEFNDAGGLNGRKAELLVRDTKLNAGEAATRTLELIEKDKVNFVVGSLSAATQLSINAVCKERKVLFNSISQSDAINEAKDWSVYTFHEALNPTMTAGAVARYSIPRYGKKIVFLTADYAYGHEMVRAFERAGKEMGATTLADIRHPLGTSDYSAFLPRIKALNPDILVLCNFGRDLVNSAKQCTDFGLKSSMKIVAPVLLYTSRIAGGAEAFEGIAGGTSYYWGLEDRIPQAKAFNDAYRKAYNGSVPSDYGALGYAGVKSVLASVKIAKSTETMKVVAAMENLKYDWYKGPEYYRKCDHQAVQSVIIIESKSKDMKDKYDVFKILTIEPTTEKNMRSCAELGHKA comes from the coding sequence ATGAAACAAAAAGTAACGAATCAAACGCGACGCAAGATGTTGATTGGTGGAGCTGCAGCTGCAAGCACCCCACTTTGGTTAAATGTGGCAAATGCGCAAGCCGACACTATCAAGATCGGTTTTCCAACCCCATTGACTGGCCCCTTCTCCGCAGAAGCTCAAGATCAAGTAAAAGCCGCCGAACTAGCCATTAAAGAATTTAATGATGCTGGTGGCCTTAATGGTCGCAAAGCTGAGCTTCTGGTGAGGGACACCAAACTTAACGCCGGCGAAGCCGCAACACGTACATTGGAGTTAATTGAAAAAGACAAAGTCAATTTTGTTGTTGGGTCACTTTCTGCTGCCACACAACTTTCAATCAATGCGGTATGTAAAGAGCGTAAGGTTCTCTTTAACTCGATCAGCCAATCAGATGCGATTAACGAAGCGAAAGACTGGAGTGTGTATACATTCCACGAAGCACTAAACCCAACGATGACTGCTGGTGCTGTAGCGCGCTACTCCATTCCTCGTTATGGCAAAAAAATTGTGTTCTTAACAGCTGACTATGCTTACGGCCATGAAATGGTTCGCGCATTTGAGCGTGCTGGTAAAGAAATGGGTGCTACAACCCTGGCTGATATTCGCCATCCACTAGGCACGTCAGATTACTCCGCCTTCTTGCCACGCATCAAAGCTTTAAATCCAGATATTTTAGTTTTATGCAATTTTGGACGCGACCTAGTGAATTCCGCTAAGCAGTGCACCGATTTTGGCTTGAAATCCAGCATGAAAATTGTGGCTCCTGTTTTGCTCTACACCTCACGTATTGCCGGTGGGGCAGAAGCATTTGAAGGTATTGCTGGTGGAACTTCTTATTACTGGGGTCTGGAGGATCGAATCCCGCAAGCAAAAGCATTTAATGACGCCTACAGAAAAGCATACAACGGCTCCGTCCCTTCTGATTACGGAGCACTAGGTTATGCCGGCGTTAAAAGCGTACTTGCGTCCGTCAAAATTGCAAAATCCACAGAAACAATGAAGGTGGTCGCTGCAATGGAAAATCTAAAGTATGACTGGTACAAGGGTCCCGAGTACTATCGTAAATGTGATCACCAAGCAGTTCAATCCGTCATCATCATCGAGTCAAAATCAAAAGATATGAAAGATAAGTATGACGTCTTCAAAATTTTGACAATCGAACCCACTACTGAGAAAAATATGCGTTCTTGCGCAGAGCTAGGCCATAAAGCCTAA
- a CDS encoding 3-hydroxybutyrate dehydrogenase: MSTLKGKTALVTGSTSGIGLGMAIALAKQGVNIMVNGFGEKDEAIAKIKACGVEVDYHGADMSKPAEIEDLIKQTEKRFGSLDILVNNAGIQYTSNIEDFPTDKWDAIIAINLSSAFHTTHHALPGMQKRNWGRIINIASVHGLVASTQKAAYVAAKHGIVGLTKVTALENARTGITCNAICPGWVLTPLVQKQVDARAEREGISNEAAKTALVSEKQPSGEFVSPEQLAALAVFLCGPDASEVRGVAWNMDGGWTAQ, encoded by the coding sequence ATGTCCACATTAAAAGGTAAAACTGCTTTAGTCACTGGCTCAACTAGCGGCATTGGTTTGGGGATGGCAATTGCATTGGCAAAGCAGGGCGTCAATATCATGGTCAATGGTTTTGGTGAAAAAGATGAAGCTATCGCCAAAATCAAAGCTTGTGGCGTAGAGGTGGATTACCACGGCGCCGATATGAGCAAGCCAGCTGAAATCGAAGACCTTATCAAACAAACTGAAAAACGTTTTGGCTCACTTGATATTTTGGTGAATAACGCTGGTATTCAATACACATCTAATATTGAAGACTTCCCGACTGATAAGTGGGATGCCATCATTGCAATTAACTTAAGCTCCGCGTTTCATACAACACATCATGCATTGCCTGGAATGCAGAAACGCAACTGGGGTCGCATTATTAATATAGCTTCCGTGCATGGCTTGGTTGCCTCCACACAGAAGGCTGCTTACGTTGCCGCCAAGCATGGCATTGTTGGTTTAACCAAAGTCACTGCCTTAGAAAATGCACGCACTGGTATTACCTGTAATGCAATTTGCCCTGGCTGGGTCCTGACGCCCTTGGTTCAGAAGCAGGTAGATGCTCGCGCAGAGCGTGAAGGCATTTCCAATGAAGCCGCAAAGACTGCCTTGGTTTCTGAGAAGCAGCCATCAGGCGAGTTTGTAAGCCCTGAGCAATTGGCTGCTTTAGCGGTATTCCTATGCGGTCCAGATGCTTCTGAAGTACGTGGTGTGGCCTGGAATATGGATGGCGGCTGGACGGCTCAATAA
- a CDS encoding (2Fe-2S)-binding protein, producing the protein MSLKKKISMTVNGQLINAEVEPRRHLVDFLREDLHLKGPHLGCEQGACGACTVKVDGQIIRGCLFLAVQADGSVVETVEGLTKNGTLTDLQESFMRHNAMQCGFCSSGMLLAAAELIEQQPKATREQVREWISGNYCRCTGYHSIVDAIVDVLDARAKGQKIKPVVANA; encoded by the coding sequence ATGAGTTTGAAGAAAAAAATTTCAATGACCGTTAATGGTCAGCTTATAAATGCAGAAGTTGAGCCGCGTAGGCATCTCGTAGACTTCTTGCGTGAAGATCTGCATTTAAAGGGGCCTCATTTGGGCTGCGAGCAGGGCGCATGTGGTGCTTGCACCGTCAAGGTGGATGGGCAAATTATTCGTGGATGCCTCTTTTTGGCGGTTCAAGCAGATGGTAGCGTGGTCGAAACGGTTGAGGGGCTTACTAAAAACGGCACCTTGACCGATCTACAAGAATCCTTCATGCGCCACAATGCGATGCAGTGTGGCTTCTGCTCTTCTGGCATGTTGTTGGCCGCTGCTGAGTTAATCGAGCAGCAACCAAAGGCAACGCGCGAACAAGTGCGCGAATGGATTTCTGGAAATTACTGCCGCTGTACTGGATATCACTCAATCGTAGATGCCATCGTGGATGTATTGGATGCCCGTGCAAAGGGTCAAAAAATTAAACCTGTCGTTGCTAACGCTTAA
- a CDS encoding xanthine dehydrogenase family protein molybdopterin-binding subunit: MNKPSDLKGMVLDPVTNDQRYIGNSEPRHGARRLLEGQGTYIDDIQLPRMGHVVYWRSPVAHMKIGKIHTEHASKMPGVLAVVDGVQMAKICKPWVATLGHLAGMKSAPQHALAIDRACWQGEPVVAVVAETRAQAEDALQHIDVEWEELPAVVSMETALDADTPLIHPELGDNLCFTRSLDVGNVDEVFATADVVAEATFGFGRHTGVTLEPRCQIADYNPGDRRLTVYHSQQAPHMMQDLYCRQFGLSESDVHVICKDVGGSFGIKVHAYPDDFATVGLAMMLERPVKFVADRLESFTSDIHAREHRIKGRIAANKAGDILAFEIDDLTAIGPYSMFPRTSAIEGNQVVNLVGGPYKHQNYRAHLNVVFQNKTPTCQYRGVGHPIACAVTEGLVDLAAQKLQMDPLEFRKRNVIPDDAYPCSGISGIKLEVLSHEQCLRTIEKMMDYSALRKEQAELRKKGIYRGIGFATLIELTNPSPAFYGVGGARIASQDGATVRMDPSGVVSVLIGVGEQGQGTEGIYTQIAADAVGVSIDQVRIVTGDTDVTPYGGGTWASRGAGVGGEAVLLAAQALQENILKLAGAILNRPVAELIARRGYILDKATGEQLLPFSEVGRVGYFRTDTLPAGFSADLMVTRHYTQKDYPFIFTNGVQASYVEVDPETGFVKLLKHWAVEDCGRVINPMLVNEQVRGAIVQGIGGVLFEECLYDESGLLRNGSMADYLVPMANEMPDIEVAHVETPTQSSKLGAKGAGEAGTAGAPGAVQNAINDALAPFNASVFDQPITCEKILRALKKI, from the coding sequence ATGAATAAGCCAAGTGATTTGAAGGGAATGGTTCTGGATCCCGTAACAAACGATCAGCGCTATATCGGCAATAGTGAACCAAGACATGGTGCTCGTCGCCTGCTTGAAGGTCAGGGCACTTACATTGATGATATTCAGTTGCCGCGTATGGGGCATGTTGTTTATTGGCGCTCCCCCGTTGCACACATGAAGATTGGCAAGATTCATACAGAGCATGCTAGCAAGATGCCTGGCGTGCTTGCAGTCGTAGATGGCGTGCAAATGGCAAAAATTTGTAAGCCTTGGGTAGCAACCCTGGGCCATTTGGCTGGCATGAAGTCTGCCCCTCAGCATGCTTTAGCAATTGATCGCGCTTGTTGGCAGGGTGAGCCAGTTGTAGCAGTTGTTGCAGAAACCAGAGCGCAAGCAGAAGACGCGCTTCAGCATATTGATGTTGAGTGGGAAGAGTTGCCTGCGGTTGTTTCTATGGAAACTGCACTCGATGCAGATACTCCCTTAATTCATCCAGAGCTTGGCGACAATTTATGTTTTACCCGCAGCCTGGATGTCGGTAATGTAGATGAAGTATTCGCAACGGCCGATGTGGTTGCGGAAGCTACTTTTGGATTTGGACGTCATACCGGAGTAACGCTTGAGCCACGCTGTCAAATTGCTGACTACAACCCAGGCGATCGACGCTTAACTGTTTATCACTCGCAACAAGCCCCGCACATGATGCAGGATTTGTATTGTCGTCAGTTTGGATTATCCGAGTCTGATGTGCATGTGATCTGTAAAGATGTAGGTGGATCTTTTGGCATTAAAGTTCACGCATATCCAGATGACTTTGCAACCGTAGGCTTAGCAATGATGCTCGAGCGCCCAGTGAAGTTTGTTGCGGACCGCCTTGAGTCATTTACGAGTGATATTCATGCACGCGAGCATCGCATTAAAGGTCGAATTGCTGCCAATAAGGCAGGGGACATCTTGGCCTTTGAGATTGATGACTTAACGGCTATCGGCCCTTACTCCATGTTCCCTAGAACCAGTGCTATTGAAGGTAATCAGGTGGTGAACTTGGTTGGTGGTCCTTATAAGCACCAGAACTATCGCGCCCACTTAAATGTAGTTTTTCAGAATAAAACCCCAACTTGTCAGTACCGTGGGGTAGGTCATCCAATTGCCTGCGCTGTTACTGAGGGCCTGGTAGATTTGGCTGCGCAGAAATTGCAGATGGATCCATTGGAGTTTCGTAAGCGTAATGTCATTCCGGACGATGCATACCCTTGCTCCGGAATTTCTGGAATCAAATTAGAAGTTTTGTCACATGAGCAGTGCTTGCGAACTATTGAAAAAATGATGGACTATTCAGCATTGCGCAAAGAGCAGGCTGAGTTACGTAAGAAAGGTATTTATCGTGGCATTGGATTTGCGACGCTCATTGAGTTAACCAATCCAAGTCCTGCGTTCTATGGAGTGGGCGGTGCGCGTATTGCTTCTCAGGATGGCGCTACTGTTCGCATGGACCCTAGCGGTGTGGTCTCTGTATTAATTGGTGTGGGTGAACAAGGGCAAGGCACTGAAGGTATCTACACTCAAATTGCTGCTGATGCAGTAGGCGTTTCCATTGATCAAGTGCGCATTGTTACTGGCGACACCGATGTCACACCTTATGGTGGTGGTACCTGGGCATCCCGTGGTGCTGGCGTGGGTGGTGAGGCGGTGCTCTTGGCTGCTCAAGCGCTACAAGAAAATATATTAAAGCTGGCAGGCGCCATCCTTAATCGGCCTGTGGCGGAGTTGATTGCACGTCGCGGGTATATCTTAGATAAGGCCACTGGTGAGCAGTTGTTGCCATTTAGTGAAGTGGGAAGAGTGGGTTATTTCCGCACCGATACTTTGCCAGCAGGTTTTTCTGCGGATCTCATGGTGACCCGTCATTACACTCAAAAAGATTACCCATTCATCTTTACAAATGGCGTTCAAGCTTCTTATGTTGAGGTTGATCCAGAAACGGGTTTTGTAAAACTCTTGAAGCATTGGGCGGTTGAAGATTGCGGTCGAGTGATTAACCCGATGCTGGTGAACGAGCAAGTGCGCGGCGCTATTGTTCAGGGTATTGGCGGTGTTCTGTTTGAAGAGTGCCTCTACGACGAGAGCGGCTTGCTTCGCAACGGTAGTATGGCTGACTACTTGGTGCCGATGGCTAATGAAATGCCAGACATTGAAGTTGCTCACGTTGAGACTCCAACCCAATCTTCTAAATTGGGTGCAAAGGGTGCGGGAGAGGCTGGAACAGCTGGCGCCCCAGGCGCAGTTCAAAATGCAATCAATGATGCTTTGGCTCCATTTAATGCAAGCGTTTTTGATCAGCCTATTACCTGTGAAAAAATCCTGCGTGCCCTCAAGAAAATCTAA
- a CDS encoding VOC family protein, whose translation MSNLSLNHFSIRSLEIEKTTEFYSKLLGLTVGPRPEFPFPGVWLYNGDESSWANAVLHLIAIDKNDPNGLKKYLGERDPSSLHGSGAVDHIAFFANGLEEKIALLKKLNISYRERTVPVIGLHQIFLDDPNGIVIELNYPAAEKTALDAKAA comes from the coding sequence ATGTCTAACTTAAGCCTTAATCACTTCTCTATTCGTAGTCTCGAGATCGAAAAAACTACTGAGTTCTATAGCAAATTACTTGGTCTGACAGTCGGCCCAAGACCAGAGTTTCCGTTTCCAGGGGTTTGGCTTTATAACGGCGATGAAAGTAGCTGGGCCAATGCAGTCCTGCACCTCATTGCTATTGATAAAAATGATCCAAACGGACTCAAAAAATATTTAGGCGAACGTGACCCTAGTTCGCTTCATGGATCTGGCGCAGTTGATCACATCGCTTTTTTTGCAAATGGTCTGGAAGAGAAAATTGCGCTGCTCAAAAAATTAAATATTTCCTATCGCGAAAGAACCGTGCCGGTAATCGGACTCCATCAAATATTTTTAGATGATCCTAATGGCATTGTTATTGAGTTGAACTATCCAGCGGCAGAAAAAACCGCCCTTGATGCGAAAGCAGCCTAG
- a CDS encoding TetR/AcrR family transcriptional regulator, whose protein sequence is MRFTEDNVSSPNNAEISASEATPARKRMGTAERKRQILDRAIQFFARNGIDGQLRNLSKELGITHTLLYHYFPTKDALIQEVYKEVFESRWKPEWEALLDDDSLTPEEKFNAFYLDYSNTVLTYDFVRILIFSGLSDHSISDRFFELLRTRLLPRLIRETRKYCGRSDTSKPTQRELEFLMGLHGGIFYIGMRRWIYGQAIYAAESPNTEQEIIRDRVQSYLHSAKSLFA, encoded by the coding sequence ATGCGTTTTACTGAAGATAACGTTTCCAGTCCAAATAATGCTGAAATTTCAGCCAGCGAAGCGACGCCTGCCAGAAAGCGAATGGGAACTGCGGAACGAAAACGTCAGATTCTCGATCGCGCCATTCAGTTCTTCGCCAGAAATGGAATAGATGGCCAGTTAAGAAATTTATCCAAAGAGCTAGGCATTACCCATACCCTGCTCTATCACTACTTCCCAACTAAAGATGCTTTGATTCAAGAAGTCTATAAAGAGGTTTTTGAATCTCGTTGGAAACCAGAATGGGAAGCATTGCTGGATGATGACTCTCTCACTCCAGAAGAAAAATTCAATGCCTTCTATTTGGATTACTCGAACACAGTACTGACTTATGACTTTGTTCGCATCTTGATTTTCTCCGGCTTAAGCGATCACTCCATTAGCGATCGCTTCTTTGAGCTCTTGCGCACACGCTTATTACCAAGACTTATTCGCGAGACACGTAAGTACTGCGGTCGTTCAGATACATCTAAGCCTACGCAGCGTGAGCTTGAGTTTTTGATGGGTCTGCATGGCGGTATTTTCTACATTGGCATGAGGCGCTGGATCTACGGCCAAGCCATTTATGCCGCTGAGAGCCCCAATACAGAACAAGAAATCATTCGCGATCGAGTGCAGTCTTACCTCCATTCCGCTAAATCACTATTTGCTTAA
- a CDS encoding FAD binding domain-containing protein, translating into MAKILVIGGSLGGLFAANILLRQGHDVTLLEKTVGSLDGRGAGIVTHDALAQALRAAGVTVDETLGVPVTKRITLGADGQSLGEMELPQVLTSWSRLYHMLKESFPTERYLQGKTVKTVNQDTNNVHVVCEDGSQYDAELLIASDGIRSAVRAEVAPQIQPEYAGYIAWRGVCDEACLSKHTLETLFNRFGFCLPNGEQMLGYPVAGSGNDTRPGKRRYNFVWYRPASEDEELLSLLTDDDGHYYPTGIPPLKVSWKHIAHMRKVAQEILAPQYAEILEKTPAPFLQAIYDVRSERIVFGRIALMGDAAFVGRPHVGMGVTKAGDEAMVIAKHIAALGATPAALNAYSEERLKLGQQVVARAQYLGRYMQAQGNKGNRDNEKLKRNADTVMAETAIDISDLLAQGKAVPESAH; encoded by the coding sequence ATGGCAAAAATTCTAGTCATTGGCGGCTCTCTTGGCGGTTTGTTTGCGGCGAATATTTTGCTGCGCCAGGGACATGACGTCACTTTGCTAGAAAAGACTGTGGGCTCTTTAGATGGTCGCGGCGCAGGGATTGTGACGCACGATGCTTTGGCCCAGGCACTACGCGCTGCTGGCGTCACCGTTGACGAGACTCTAGGTGTACCTGTAACAAAGCGCATCACATTAGGTGCTGACGGCCAAAGCCTCGGTGAAATGGAATTGCCGCAAGTACTCACCTCTTGGAGTCGCCTGTATCACATGCTCAAGGAGAGCTTTCCGACTGAGCGCTATTTGCAGGGCAAAACAGTAAAGACCGTTAATCAAGATACCAATAACGTGCACGTCGTTTGTGAGGATGGTAGTCAATACGATGCTGAGCTACTGATTGCATCTGATGGCATTCGTTCAGCGGTTAGAGCAGAAGTTGCCCCGCAGATTCAACCGGAATACGCTGGATATATTGCTTGGCGTGGGGTTTGCGATGAAGCCTGCTTATCCAAGCACACGTTAGAAACTTTATTTAATCGCTTTGGCTTTTGCTTGCCAAATGGCGAACAAATGCTAGGGTACCCAGTAGCCGGCTCAGGTAATGACACCCGTCCAGGCAAGCGACGTTACAACTTTGTCTGGTACCGCCCCGCATCAGAAGACGAGGAGTTGCTCAGCCTTCTAACTGATGATGATGGCCATTACTATCCGACCGGCATTCCACCGCTCAAGGTCTCATGGAAGCACATCGCACACATGCGTAAGGTGGCTCAAGAAATCTTGGCGCCCCAATACGCCGAAATCCTTGAAAAAACACCAGCCCCCTTCTTGCAAGCAATTTACGATGTGCGCTCAGAACGGATTGTGTTTGGAAGGATTGCCTTAATGGGTGACGCAGCATTTGTTGGTAGACCTCATGTAGGCATGGGCGTCACTAAAGCTGGTGATGAAGCAATGGTGATTGCAAAGCATATTGCCGCACTTGGCGCCACACCAGCCGCTCTAAACGCCTACAGCGAAGAACGTCTCAAATTAGGTCAGCAAGTGGTGGCTAGAGCGCAGTATTTGGGACGCTATATGCAGGCCCAGGGTAACAAGGGTAATAGGGATAACGAGAAGCTCAAAAGAAATGCCGATACTGTGATGGCGGAAACCGCTATTGATATCAGCGATCTATTAGCTCAAGGGAAAGCAGTGCCTGAGTCCGCACATTAA
- a CDS encoding branched-chain amino acid ABC transporter permease: protein MNSFFQLIARHRVLASTLFLAIFPFIMPYEALAINILIFGLFAMGFNLLFGYMGLLSFGHAAFLGIGSYLTGIGIVHYGMPWGAAILVGIIGAAIGGLIMGYLAIRTRGIYFSMVTLALGQIVYYIFYKAESLTGGENGLRGVRVDQFNIFGIPVDFLNPLVKYYIILFFVVIAIWLISRILSSPLGAVMEAIRENEKRAAACGFDVARTKLLVFVLSAAICGLAGSLRALHLSIVPIDSLHYLQSGQAVMMSILGGMGTFFGPFIGAAVMLYLEDVVTTFTKHWMAVVGLVFMFFVLFFPKGIWGTILSKLQIHQDSK, encoded by the coding sequence ATGAATTCATTTTTCCAACTTATTGCACGCCACCGCGTACTTGCTAGTACGCTGTTCTTGGCAATCTTTCCATTCATCATGCCGTATGAAGCTTTGGCGATCAATATTTTGATCTTTGGCTTGTTTGCCATGGGCTTTAACTTGCTGTTTGGCTATATGGGTCTACTGTCTTTTGGACACGCAGCATTTCTAGGTATTGGTAGCTATCTAACTGGTATTGGCATTGTTCACTATGGCATGCCATGGGGAGCAGCAATTTTGGTTGGCATCATTGGCGCAGCGATTGGCGGCCTCATCATGGGGTATCTTGCAATCCGCACTCGCGGCATCTACTTCTCCATGGTGACCCTAGCACTCGGTCAAATTGTTTATTACATCTTCTATAAGGCAGAGAGTCTGACCGGAGGCGAGAATGGTTTGCGCGGTGTACGTGTAGATCAATTTAATATTTTTGGAATCCCAGTTGACTTCTTAAACCCACTCGTCAAGTATTACATCATTCTTTTCTTTGTAGTGATCGCAATCTGGTTAATTTCTCGCATTCTTAGCTCGCCTCTAGGCGCAGTCATGGAGGCCATTCGTGAGAATGAAAAACGTGCGGCAGCTTGTGGGTTTGATGTGGCCCGCACCAAGCTACTGGTATTTGTTCTGTCGGCCGCAATTTGTGGCTTGGCAGGCTCATTACGCGCCCTGCATCTCTCAATCGTGCCAATCGATTCCCTGCACTACTTGCAATCCGGTCAGGCTGTGATGATGAGTATTCTGGGTGGCATGGGAACTTTCTTTGGGCCATTCATTGGCGCGGCAGTCATGCTCTACCTAGAAGATGTGGTTACCACATTCACCAAACACTGGATGGCCGTCGTTGGCCTGGTATTTATGTTCTTTGTACTGTTCTTCCCTAAGGGAATTTGGGGAACCATTCTGAGCAAGCTACAAATTCATCAGGATTCCAAATAA
- a CDS encoding CoxG family protein yields MELNGEQLISASIPDVWRGLNDIDVLAKSIPGCEEISRVSPEEVHAKVMFKIGPVRARFAGKLLLSDIIPDQSCSMVFEGSGGAAGFAKGKSRVELKQAEGGTLISYTTEASIGGKLGQIGGRLISASAKKIADDFFLKFAKELGGETVALESDAGSK; encoded by the coding sequence ATGGAACTAAATGGCGAGCAACTTATATCCGCTTCGATCCCTGATGTGTGGAGGGGTTTGAACGATATAGACGTACTGGCCAAGTCCATTCCGGGTTGCGAGGAAATTAGTCGAGTATCTCCAGAAGAGGTTCATGCCAAGGTGATGTTCAAGATTGGGCCCGTCAGAGCCCGATTTGCCGGGAAATTGCTACTGAGCGACATTATTCCGGACCAGTCTTGCTCTATGGTTTTTGAGGGCTCAGGAGGTGCGGCTGGGTTTGCTAAGGGCAAATCTCGAGTAGAGCTTAAGCAGGCCGAAGGGGGGACTTTGATCTCCTACACGACTGAAGCTTCTATTGGGGGCAAGTTGGGGCAAATTGGCGGTCGCTTAATTAGCGCTTCAGCTAAAAAGATTGCGGATGACTTTTTTCTAAAGTTTGCAAAAGAATTAGGTGGGGAGACAGTGGCGTTGGAGTCAGACGCTGGTAGTAAATAA